One region of Deltaproteobacteria bacterium genomic DNA includes:
- a CDS encoding hotdog fold thioesterase, with product MGRIEEIWNGDRLIRDFGMKLLEAREGYAKVSVAVEERFLNAHDIGHGTLLFAVADAAFALSVNSVVDAVGVQWSLNIIRAAKKGETIVGESRVFHQGKQSMVCELTVTGENGRVLLRGQSTAMPVSRTAYASRTPAVKPA from the coding sequence ATGGGGAGGATCGAGGAGATCTGGAACGGGGACAGGCTGATCCGGGATTTCGGGATGAAATTGCTGGAGGCCCGCGAGGGATACGCGAAAGTGTCGGTGGCGGTTGAGGAGCGGTTTTTGAACGCCCACGACATCGGGCACGGGACGCTGCTCTTCGCGGTCGCGGACGCCGCGTTCGCGCTGTCGGTCAATTCCGTGGTCGACGCGGTCGGCGTCCAATGGAGCCTGAATATCATACGGGCGGCGAAGAAGGGAGAGACGATCGTCGGCGAGTCCCGCGTATTCCACCAGGGGAAGCAGTCGATGGTCTGCGAGCTTACCGTCACGGGAGAAAACGGCCGGGTCCTTCTGCGCGGCCAGTCGACGGCGATGCCGGTGTCCCGAACGGCCTACGCTTCACGCACCCCCGCAGTGAAACCGGCGTAA
- a CDS encoding gamma carbonic anhydrase family protein: MVGKNPGGPSTVLLPYKGVVPACHPTVFVAQGAMVIGDVEIGEESSVWFNTVIRGDIRRIRIGKRTNVQDNCTLHVTSVHSVEVGDSVTFGHGVVAHGCVIEDFSLIGIGAVVLDGAVIGTGSVIGAGAVVPPRMVVPPHSLVMGVPGKVVKTLAPESAVANRITADHYVEYALTYRKG, translated from the coding sequence ATGGTCGGAAAAAATCCGGGAGGGCCGTCAACCGTGCTGCTGCCGTACAAAGGGGTCGTTCCCGCGTGCCATCCCACTGTCTTCGTGGCGCAGGGGGCGATGGTCATCGGAGACGTGGAGATCGGAGAAGAGTCCAGCGTCTGGTTCAACACCGTCATCCGGGGGGACATCCGCCGGATCCGGATCGGGAAGCGGACCAACGTGCAGGACAACTGCACGCTGCACGTGACGAGCGTCCATTCGGTGGAGGTCGGCGATTCCGTGACGTTCGGGCACGGGGTCGTGGCGCACGGCTGCGTCATAGAGGACTTCAGCCTGATCGGGATAGGCGCGGTCGTGCTGGACGGTGCGGTGATCGGAACCGGGAGCGTGATCGGTGCCGGGGCGGTCGTTCCGCCGCGCATGGTCGTCCCCCCTCATTCCCTTGTGATGGGAGTCCCCGGGAAGGTGGTCAAGACCCTTGCGCCGGAATCGGCCGTGGCGAACCGCATTACGGCGGATCACTACGTGGAGTACGCGCTGACCTACAGGAAAGGATAG